The genomic segment catacaatcGTGTTCCAAGTTAATTTTCCCTAATTACAAAAAAAACGTTGGGTACATTTTTCTGGACAAGGGAAACGCCAGGGAATCTACACTGACCaccaaaattttcataaaatcttttttgattaccaatatatttttaacaacAACGAGATATTAATTAAAAGAAATTTTCTCACATCCACCTAAATTAGCTTACCGAAAATGCCCTACACTCAGAGGCAGGGAGTCAGAGCCAAGCTAAAGCCCGAAGCACCTGTCAGCaacaatccagtttttttttaaatgcggAAGACTGTCATGCAGCACCTGCTAACATTTTAAAGAAAGTAAAATAGCGACGAACGAACACGAATCTATTCAACTTAAAATTGATCAATATATAACGTGCAACGCGGAAAACGTCGTctagttcagtggttctcaacctttttcagttcgcggaccggtaaaacaaatttcgcggaccggcggaccttcaaaatttaTTAGGCATGAATCAACCGAACAGTtttaaccgtaataatgcctttattttatgagaaaaatgtcaatacagaaACTCAAAATCCTTATTATggggtcataacagattagttttgACATCATTGCACCAAACGTGTCTTACAAAAAGCATAGCCTGtctcatcgtttaaatcagGTTGCCGCCGATGTAAGTATATTCTTCCTTATCGTACCGCACTTGTTTTGCCAAAGGCTACCATTAATTAAAAAAGGTTTCCTGATTTTTCTTacacaaaacgtctctctggtaTCTCGGATAAATATTCCTGTTAAAATCGTATGACTTTGGTATAGATACAAACTTGTCGGTAGGTGTACGCAATAGAACTGAAAGTCGAAGCAAGGATTttcacttacatttttgaaaatataattccgGCAGCTTATTCGGCTGCCAGAACGCAACGTTCTGGCGTAGTTTCACGGCGATGCAAGGGTATTTCAATAAGAACAAGCCATTGTTATAAAACAGGGTGTTTTTTAGAATTGCtaaaaacaaaaccctagcTCTGTGCTATCAAACTCCTCCGTTAGGACGTTAGCCGCCGTTATGAGGCCATAGACTTAACGAACATCCAACCGTTCAGGGTTTGAACAGTGGCGTAAATACCCATTGGATCTTGTGGATAAATCCAGGGGCGGCACGTTGCTGGAGGGCGACAAAATGTGACAAAACGTTTTAAACGGAGCGGAAAGGCGTTTTAAATGAACCAAGGCAGTCACATTGAACGACCTAATTTACCAATTGATCCAAAAAATTACACAAGATATACGTCTAAACCAGGtgttttatggctcgtggcccccttccagCGCCTATTTGCACTCGCGGTCTCCGTGTTCGCCATTCCAAAAAACGAAAcgtgttggattgtattatgtGTTTACGACCTATTATGAAATGCAAAAGCAAACCACAGACAAGAAAGTAAACGCTCTCCAGTATACAATCAAAAGGAATCCTGCGCTTAGGACTGTCTGACGAAGTTTATCGTATTAGGCGCAGTCCTTTTCATAGCTAGACGAATGTCAACATCAAGAcggtttaaaaattttgtttttgtggtaAGAAAAATTGGCTTTTGCTCTGACAGAAACCCGAACTTAATCAATGTGCTTTCCTGTCAAATCTAACTCGCTTGGCAGCAAAGAAACCGATGCCGACGTCTTTCACTGGGGGTGATTTTTGTCGCGGTATTTTGGAGTTCAGATGGACGTAATGATTTATTGCTCATTACACACGAGCAACGCCAGCATTAATCACATACTCTGACATCTCAATTTACTTTGGTAAAGTCAACGgaactgttgttgttgttgttagtacaTCTTTCTGTGCTTGAAGGCCCGGGAACGCAGCTTTTCATGTGTTCATCCAAAACGGTACTGTAGATCAATTTTCGTAATTGCGTCTATAATATGCTAGCGAAGGTTATCTCGCAATCGAGAGGAACTGCCATTCTGTAGGTTAGACCAGACGGCCTACCGGCGAAATATTTTCTCTGGTAGATTTCAAATTCCATGAAAcctatgatcaaacaattcacgcacaagaaagtgaatacaccctgACCCTGTGATCGCAAATAATCCTATCCAGGTAATGAAACTGCCGTggaaagtatgcaaacgaagtcgctatataataaattattagtcTTGTGTCGGGCCCCCCCTCGAACTGCTTCGTGGCCCCTGTAGGGAGCCCCCGgatgagaaccactgcactagtaAAATCAAGTgcttttacatttaaaaatgacGCTACAGTGCTGGACGTAATGCAGTGGTTTGCAAACATCGTTTATGTGAATCAACACCTTATTTATTCACGAGTCTCAAGCTTACCTCACTGTTGCCGTTTTTTCACAAGCTGCGAATAACGAAGTCCAAACCGAAGTTGATAAAGTTTTACTTGAGATAGACTATGGGAGAAAGCAGGCTGCCTGTGCCAGCAATACTGCTCATTGAAAGTGATTTAGTCGAGACATTATCTTTCGACgatataatttctgaatttgcttCAATGATAACTAGACATTGAATTTGGAACTTTCgataaaatttactattcaCTGCTTTAATTCCTCTGTTGTGTTAAATTTTATTCCGCTTTTACGACGGTGTTGAGGGGGCGGCATTTTGCGCAAAGATCCAGGGGCCACATTGCGTTGTTACGCCACTGGTTTTGAAATGGGCAGAGGACCTCTCACCAAGTATGGTTGTTAGACGAATACCGGTCTACGAATCaataagagttaaaaaaaataatcataaaactAACGGACATGACGTCAAtacattgtattttgcaatttgcttataacaaattaatattggaaaaatatttggcggaccggcggttgagaaccactggctaGTTGATAAAACGCTTACAAATGTGGCATGCGGTCCATTGGCATCTAAAATATCGGTTCTCCAAACATATACGTACATTAGAagtataaatttcaaaaaaacagaTCCCTGGTCGTCGCTGCTCACCTTAACCAATCTGGACATTCACTGAAAGACTTTGGTGTAattgtaattgaaaaaatattttaagacCATATTCACGGAAAACTTAGGAATCGTTGTGTCAGTCGGTTAATTCCAGATTGCCAGATGTAGACACTTGTATTTGGCCACTCCCATTTCCAGAATAAAATGCTCTTGAaagtaaaacaaaaaagattctTACCAACGGATAAGACAGGTGTCATATTTAAATGATTTTGTCAGCAAATCAAATCAGTGGGATATGCCgattgtcaaaaaaaaaattaccaaaagGACAGATGCAGGGACCCTGAATTACACCACCCATACATTGTAAAACATAGAACTTTTTGGTATAAGTAACCGGAGGCAGAGACGGATATTCAAGGCGCAGAAGATAATATACATTTAGTTTGTGATGCCCCCACTACTCCCAACAGTCAGTGTGCAGTCCCACATGCTTTCCATTTCGTTAAACACACGTTCGCTTACAATTTGGGTGCACTGAACCAGGAAACCAAggacaattttttgaataactgatatgaatttcatatttcaacAGCCGGTcgaaacggttccattacatttgaatccacgtacatttgaacccatgacaactgcacctgtatgctattgcacctatggaattttttttgtttcacggatagttaaacccatactaaccctaacccatgggttatagcacccgcatatagattgaacccgtggatataggcatgggttcaaatgtacatgggttcaaatgtacggtcaccggtcGAAACAATATAGAAAAATTTATGACAATGAAAACCTTAGCGATCGTTTACCTTTTTCGTTAGTTCGGGATTCAAATTCTCAAAAGTCAGAAATTACAGTTTCAAGCTCAAAATTTCTACGCAAATTCGAAAATATGGCCAAATGATCCTAGCAAAAAATTTCTTTTACACACATTCATCCAAAAGATTGCCAATGACTGAGGAAATTCACCTCAATGCTTTCGATATAAAGATGGCACTCTAATTTGATAATGCAACTGCAGATATAGCTAAGAAGAAAAGTCATATGAGCATCTTAAGTACTCAAACCCCACTGGGCTTGAGGTTGCAGTTATTGAATAAAGTCTCGGTCTGAAATGCCTTTCCTCAAACGTAATATATGACATTAGGCTTGATTCTGTGATACAAATTGGAAGCACCTCATATTGTTGAGCTGAACTGAAAAAACTGTGTCTGATATAAGCAAGTCAAGTTTACAAAAAAGCAATTGTCTTGCGACAAGTCAGCCGTATACCATTTAAAAGAAGTAAACTTTTAAGGTCCCAAAACACTGGAAAAGTTCAATACTTATATAAGGCACATTGACTTTGAtgagatatattttgcaatGGCGGTGATAACTACTGATTAAAATATATAGTTTTTTGAGTACGTTTCTCAAAATATGGTTTGAAATGATGTGATCAGTACTATTAGTTAACAAACAAACTATATGAGGTCAACACCAAAAATATCACTATATTACTTTGTGGTAGGTAATAATGAATCCTGTTTTCAAATCTTAAGATATAAACCCAAAAATAATTGTAAGCCTTGAAATGTTACCACCATttgtgaatataaatttttaaaactatttaaGCATTCGATTAGTGCAGCACAAAAACAAGCTGAATAAAAAAGTGAATCACCTAGATATGGACTATGAAGATGTCCTGaataaaataaccaaaattaaATGGTTCTGTATCAGTCTTTAGAAACATACACAACGAATTTTTAGTGCAAGTATGGGATAAAAAACTGCATTGATAATTGTAATATCATTTCTAAATGAGCTTGTGTCTCAGCAACTTAACCAAATATAGAGTGGAAACATAAAAAAGCCATGACACAAAATGCCTGATCAGCAAAACGAGCACATTTTCATTGATTAGATACACATTTCCctgaaattataattttgatgaaaaatatcaTCATTTGCATTTGTTAGAAAATCACTTTGATAACAATCATAAAACGATTTTCATATGAAGTATATAAAATGTTTACTTACTGCAGATTATAATTGCGTTATCTCTAAAACATGAGGAAAATTCCACTACGAACATCTTGCATACTAACCATGTCAAAATGTAAATTCTATTAACTGAATTTGAGTGAATATAAGCTGCTTAAAAATTTCACATTGACTGCAAGGAAAAGTAGagctaaaaaaatattcattgtaCAGTCCGAATACAAATTGCCATTATTTATTGTTGGATTTTATAGACCTATGGTCCAACGAGAGTCGTCAGAAGATTCTTGTAGTCTCCACTGGTATCACCCTGAATGAAACTGCCCAATGTTTTGCTATATGTACGCTGAAACTCTTGTTTGATTTCTACCATGTCAAtctaaaaacaagagagcaaatATGAACTAAATGGTCAGAATACCTTTCCTTGTCGCAATGCCACATTATATATGATAGAATCAATTCATTTCCCACTTCACACCCAAATGTAAACATCATAAACGTTATCCCAAGACCTGCAGTTgtataaacattgttttaaaaactCGTCATGGAGATATCAACAGGAAACATAGCTGCTCACTCAAAtctatttgaaaatatgaaaactttTCCACATTACCTCGTTCagaaaatgcagaaatatttttaaataattgtacaaaatataatcggaaaTTACCTCTGAACGAGAGACAACAATTCGAATCAGTGTGTGATCATCAGTTCCTGCACCAGACATAGATTTATAAAGTCTCTTGGCGAAGTACGCAGGTGCGCTACGAGCAGTTTCTACAACAGCTTTCAGCCCTTCCTCAATATCTCCTGAAAATTCTCCCTCAATAGATTTTGAAATATCTCTATTTGCAATCTGATTGAAAACAAGTTGATCAAGAACATGTTAAACTATTTTTACGAAGAGCCAATcttcacaaaacaaaaaagcacAGACTTGTTAAAAGTCTTGAcatgaaattttgataactGCAAATCTAGAAATTGTTCATTGCATGAACTCCAAATTTCAGCTACAGTGCTACTACGGTATTAAAAGTACattaatataatctaaaaaACAACAAGTCCTAATGGCACCTCCTCTGTTTATAGGACTTGATATAAGAATACTTGGTTCTGAATCAACAAGGTTTTCACAAGCAATATACCAAAAATATTTCCTACTTTGTGATACTCTATGAATGTCGCACGAAGTTGTGGAATACTTCTGGAACACATTATCATGTTGAATGTAGCCTCATCAGTTCCCCATTTCTTTTCACCAGCTTGATAGAGAGCCTGGGCATCAGCACGGGCCTTTCCTTGGTCAACAGAAGTCGTTTCGTTTCTTGATGCCTgaacgaataaaaaaaaattcaatttcataaatctATGCTAGACAACATACTTCTTCAAAAATGACAAGGTCACCCAAATATAAGTTAATTTTGATGATAGACTTATAGATATAGATGGAAAAagttatatcaattttttttctctaatAATTCCAGTTTTATATGGCTATTTTTCTGAACATATTGACCCAAACTGATCAAGTACATCGTGTCGATTTGCATTGTGAACAATGATTGATACTATTCTTTACAGTCTCGATAGCTCTTGGCACTTCAGAGGCCATCTGTAATTTCGCTCAGATATCAGTTTTTATTGCTTCTGAGCTCCGAGTAAATCACATATCAACCTATGTCCAAATTACTCAGGTTTACTCACATTGCATAAAGACACAAGCAATCTTGAAAAATGTCCACTTGTCTCGCTCTTCAATGCTTTCTCCAAATCCTTCTTTCTctcttttttgaaaatttcctTAATCTCCTTTATCTCAGCATTACTTCTTGAAGTGAAGATTTCTATCAGTGCCTGAGTATACATCAATGAATATTTAATACAATATATAGGATTCCTATTATCAGCAGAACTGGAGAAGTTTTCGGTGTtctgaaattctcaaaataaaataagcCTCAGAAGTACAGTTCATAAATCACAAGATGAAATGTGCCTTATTTTCCAGAACCAGTTTTGTTAAACCATCAGGTTGTACCTTATTCTGTTGACTTAAGGTAGAGTTTGAATATTCATCCCAAGGGAGAGGAAAACTGATAAAACGACTTATTCATATTGTGAACTACGGGCTCTCGTCAGGTTACCTGTCCACTTCGAGTATGATATTAGCTAAAAGCTAgccaaatatttgtttttcagatGTATATACTTgctggtggaggaagccgtaaacgaccaacggttatgtgaaccaccctacagcggcaaggagtccagcaatccttccACATATCAATATCCCTgaatgggattggaacctgcgaacccacgcaaggtgATTAGAGGTGCGGTCCGAGCATATTCCCAACGATCAGCATGATGCGTCACAACGCCAAAACCTAATGAGTTGTATTTCCTGGTATTGTCAATGGGCCATTATGTAACTCTTAGTGAATGAATGGTAAGCCTATTCATGGCTTGAAAAAGACATAGGGTTCAAATGACATCTGTTGTAAAAATAGACATTATCCTATGCTACTCGTATTATTACTTACAGATTCATCAGTTCCAATTCCGCTCATTGATCTTTCCAAACAATAGACATCATAATGTCTAGGTTTCATGAACATTGCCTTCACCAAACTTTCAAAGTTTCCACTCAGTTCAGACTTCAAATCTTTGATCAGATCCTGTTTATAGAAAGTTTCAtaatattatgataaataaTTTATTGTCAACAAAATTCAAAGTCCTTCAACATGGTTTTCTGCTctaaaatcatgaaaaaaatttgaaagcaaaaatacTTGTAGTACTTATAGATTTGCTTgcataattcaaatttgatatcAATATCCAACAGGAATTAATTTAGAAATACCACTATGTGTCGCGAAGCTTCATTAAATTGTGGGATAAAGTTTACCTTGTTAAAATCAATCAGTACATGACTCATTATTAAGTAAACAATAAGGCTAACGTTTACAGTCTCGTCATCCTTCCTATAATTATTCTATTGTAATAACAACACAGGTCAAAAGGAAGTAGCAATAAGAATTGAAGAATTATGTACCGTTGACTCAATAAGTGCTTTTTCAACTCAACTGAGAggaatataaacaaatatagatAATAGGTGAAAGTAAATATACCAGTCTGTATGAGCAAATACTTGAATATGGGTATTTCTCTTATCATATGATTATTGATTATCAGATGTCTATTCGAGAGATATTGGTAAAGGTGGCGGCTGACTGCCAAGTAAAACATTACTACAACCCTacgagtgttttttattcaCAGCATTCAATATCAAATCACAGAAACATCTGAcaatattaatttcattttaattgatttgatgaagatgaagaaattcAGGTTTCATTTTTATACAGATTAGagtttaataaataataataaattgataaataattaataataattagcaAAAAGTTACTTTTCCATAAGCTTGCTTGTAAGCAATTATGATGTCTTGCCTCTGCTTATTGTTGCGATGACCAATGACATTGATTATGGACTTTTCATCAGTTCCTTTAATAAAGTGAATAATCATTTATGAGcaaaatttaaactttattgaaaaataatgtcCATTGCACATCAAAAAGATGGTATCATTATTGAAAGGAGATAgcagaataaaataatattaccatCGACTAAAGAGGAAATATTGATGGGATATGCAAAACTGGAAAGACACCAAGTTATTCCAAGACTAATAGTAGCTGCAGCTCCTTGTCCAAACCCTTGGTCAGAGTAAACCATTGAAACATAAAAAGTAAAACCTTATACAGTAGAATCACAATAGGATTTGTCTGAAACATTAGCCCATCGGAGGAATTACATAAAAACCTACCAATTCCTTTCATTGCTTTCCTCAGAATTTTTGCATCTTCTTCTGCGTTGAAGGAAGGATAAGCCTTAACTGTTCCGTGAGTTGCAATCGTCATTGCAGCCATTCCTGCCGCTAATTGTTGAGGATTACTCATCTTATGTGCTGGAAATATATAGTAACAGTTTTGCTTATTGAAACTATATAGGTGGTCAGAGTAAACCAAATTATTGTCAATTCGTAACAATTTGGATTTGGTGCAGTTTTTAACCCTTATATATTTTTGGTAAAATTCCATGCATTGAATTGAACATATAAATTATGATATTTAGTGTTTCTGTTgaacattttgtgaaaatatgAATTAAGCTCATTTACTTGTTACCACATTAATATGATTAAAATTTAACACATAAGCTATTAAATAAATGTACCACAACACAGCAAAATTCAGtttggaaatttgaaatatctcCATTTATCAGGAAATTTTATGCAATTTATAGGTATTGAATTGTTACGGTTATATCACCGAAATTTGGGCACTGCATTTCATCCATTCCAAATACAAAGGCAATGCAATAACATATCGATTTTATAGCACTTAGAGATTTAgactaaaacaaaacaaacaatgaaTCAATTTACAATGggctgaaatttatttattgcttGTATTCATTGGCATTAACATATCTAGCTAGTAGAATAAAATAAGTAGGAACGACACATTCCGACTTACTCAAGTTAACAAATCAGTAATTTAGATGTCTGCAAAAACCACGCACAAAATCTCAAACAAGAAAATCAAAACGAAAACTAAAAATCACATTTAACTGGCAAGATTAGTGACACTTTAAAAGACAACAGTTCTTGCAATAGTAAGTAAATTTAAGAGAAAGAAAAAACGATCACTGCTAATGCAAGAGCTGCACTCTTTTCTCAAGGTAATGCTAATAAGCTTAATAGctttaaacaaatattatcaCTACAAGCAAACATCACATAATGgaattttatcaataaatgCTTAGtcttatttatttaaactagtAATTAATGAAATTGGATATATTCACTCTAGCATGCTAATAgtttaaaaacactgaaacatGGAACCACTGCTGCACTGAGCAATATCTGGATATGCAAACAATCACATATTTTCATATagttaaataaatgataaaaccaaatttttgtTCAATCAAAAGTAGTAATAATAGTACCGTATATTCTCGAATAtaagccgagtttaaaacttcgaaaaaaaattgccaaactaagggaccGGCTTATAAGCACATAACTCTGATCGAGCTTGCAAATAGTTATTCACCAAAGTATCATTCTTGCAAAACGATAATCTGAAATGCATGCAATGCAAAAAACACATTCAAAATGCAAAGTATTGTTCATTCAACTGACCTCACCTACCTTGTGGATAAGAAGAAGCCTGATAATCTagaaattatattaaaacaaattaaacaaaaattatcTTGAGTAAATTTCCAAAATGtaacattatttatttaacaacAATCACAGTAAGAAACTCCACCATAATGCTTCAAAATATAAAGCTAAAAGCTGACTAAAAAAATTTccgaattttaaattaaatccaAGTTATCAAGTAGGTTTGATTCACTTTTACATTCCAAAACTAAGTCCCATGTGCAGACTAGCATATCATATTCACACACAATCT from the Styela clava chromosome 5, kaStyClav1.hap1.2, whole genome shotgun sequence genome contains:
- the LOC120345191 gene encoding annexin A4-like isoform X1 — encoded protein: MSYGYPYQQGGAPPPGGGYPPQPQGYPPQGGYPPQQGGYPPQGGYPPAPGGPAYPPGPGGPGYPPAPGGAPGYPPAPGYPPAAGGYPQPGAPGAYPPPGQSSGLGFDALAGPPQPAAQSYGQPPGGYGYGAPPAPGGYPPAAGYPPQAQPAYGAPPAAGYHPPAGYGAPGPYYQASSYPQAHKMSNPQQLAAGMAAMTIATHGTVKAYPSFNAEEDAKILRKAMKGIGTDEKSIINVIGHRNNKQRQDIIIAYKQAYGKDLIKDLKSELSGNFESLVKAMFMKPRHYDVYCLERSMSGIGTDESALIEIFTSRSNAEIKEIKEIFKKERKKDLEKALKSETSGHFSRLLVSLCNASRNETTSVDQGKARADAQALYQAGEKKWGTDEATFNMIMCSRSIPQLRATFIEYHKIANRDISKSIEGEFSGDIEEGLKAVVETARSAPAYFAKRLYKSMSGAGTDDHTLIRIVVSRSEIDMVEIKQEFQRTYSKTLGSFIQGDTSGDYKNLLTTLVGP
- the LOC120345191 gene encoding annexin A4-like isoform X2, with the protein product MSYGYPYQQGGAPPPGGGYPPQPQGYPPQGGYPPQQGGYPPQGGYPPAPGGPAYPPGPGGPGYPPAPGGAPGYPPAPGYPPAAGGYPQPGAPGAYPPPGQSSGLGFDALAGPPQPAAQSYGQPPGGYGYGAPPAPGGYPPAAGYPPQAQPAYGAPPAAGYHPPAGYGAPGPSHKMSNPQQLAAGMAAMTIATHGTVKAYPSFNAEEDAKILRKAMKGIGTDEKSIINVIGHRNNKQRQDIIIAYKQAYGKDLIKDLKSELSGNFESLVKAMFMKPRHYDVYCLERSMSGIGTDESALIEIFTSRSNAEIKEIKEIFKKERKKDLEKALKSETSGHFSRLLVSLCNASRNETTSVDQGKARADAQALYQAGEKKWGTDEATFNMIMCSRSIPQLRATFIEYHKIANRDISKSIEGEFSGDIEEGLKAVVETARSAPAYFAKRLYKSMSGAGTDDHTLIRIVVSRSEIDMVEIKQEFQRTYSKTLGSFIQGDTSGDYKNLLTTLVGP